Proteins from one Mucilaginibacter jinjuensis genomic window:
- a CDS encoding TetR/AcrR family transcriptional regulator, whose protein sequence is MATRDTGAEQLIKDTAKRIFFAEGRMNATTQDIADAAGVTRTLVNYYFRSKEALFKQVFDESMYDMGRRMDEVLVSDIPFQKKIENFIELFYTQFTAYPYQEAFMISEINSLGFDIPHKQRSPVLEKFLKEIQIQMDLGVVKKMKPVNFLINLFALLAYPLLTRPLFKIVFEISDPQYDKLMNSRKKMIIEMLLN, encoded by the coding sequence ATGGCCACAAGAGACACAGGAGCCGAACAGTTAATAAAAGACACTGCTAAACGCATATTTTTTGCCGAAGGCAGAATGAATGCCACCACGCAGGATATTGCCGATGCTGCGGGTGTAACACGTACATTGGTTAATTATTATTTCCGATCAAAAGAGGCATTGTTTAAACAAGTTTTTGATGAATCGATGTATGATATGGGCCGCCGCATGGATGAGGTGTTGGTATCGGACATTCCTTTTCAAAAAAAAATAGAAAACTTTATCGAACTGTTTTACACGCAATTTACCGCTTATCCTTATCAGGAAGCCTTCATGATCAGCGAGATCAATTCATTAGGTTTTGATATTCCGCATAAACAACGTTCACCGGTTTTGGAAAAATTTCTGAAAGAAATACAAATACAGATGGATTTAGGAGTAGTAAAAAAAATGAAACCGGTTAATTTTTTAATTAATCTGTTTGCGCTATTAGCTTATCCTTTATTAACCCGTCCGTTGTTTAAAATTGTGTTCGAAATATCTGATCCACAATATGATAAGCTAATGAATAGCAGAAAGAAAATGATAATCGAAATGCTGCTCAATTAA
- a CDS encoding TonB-dependent receptor, which yields MIKRYALLLLAILFCATSTYAQTTGDVTGKITMVSGQPFASASVSIVQLAKTTLSDEHGNYALRNLQPGTYQLKIQVLGAAEQDLQVTVVAGQATTANYQFTKENISALQEVTVTGNTNKFSKKESVYIAKLPLKNLENPQVYNSVSKELIQEQMVVDLGSVGKDIPGAGIPTVANQGRVTFHSRGFEVEPNGRNGVAGTAFSVIDPANLERIEALKGPSATLFGNSVSSSYGGFVNRVTKKPYNGFGGEVAYYGGSWNLNRLTLDINTPVNADRTALFRLNGATTYQKSFQDQSFSNTLSLAPSFSYQITDRLSLLLDVEFGQAKATSVVRFNPYAGSNKTQTILDTEFPYKKTFLSNDLPYQTQMVNIFAQLNYKISGNWTSQTIISRARSNINGYITALTGIKNTGTPKPGAKDSLIRPQVIVGSTSFTATDVQQNFIGDFKIGHFRNRIVAGLDYYGNYNDFDRVTVNTSTVNFIKPSPKYVVNKFRVDSLTTSGTLRKETNRDNTYSAYASDVFNITDQLNAMVSLRVDHYQYLGNYNITTGVTGGGIGTSGSQAGPFGQTALSPKMGLVYEPVKDHLSFFGNYLNGFFNHSGTAKDGSIFKPEHGNQVEFGVKGDVLDHKLVGTISLYNINVADVLRTDPTDANYQIQDGTQRSKGLEVDLTANPFPGLNLVAGYAYNDIKFTKGDPSVQGLRPALSGPGTTVNFWASYRMLAGDLKGLGIGFGGDYGSKSYQTNTQTSKLIIPAYTMLDASLFYDQPRYRIGFKVDNLTSEKAWSERLTPQAPATFIGSLALKF from the coding sequence ATGATTAAACGATACGCTCTGCTTTTATTAGCCATACTTTTCTGCGCTACATCTACCTATGCACAAACAACCGGCGATGTTACCGGTAAAATTACAATGGTAAGCGGCCAGCCGTTTGCATCCGCATCGGTATCTATTGTACAACTGGCAAAAACAACATTGTCTGACGAGCATGGCAACTATGCACTCAGAAACTTACAGCCAGGTACTTACCAGTTAAAAATTCAGGTGCTAGGCGCGGCCGAGCAAGATTTACAGGTAACTGTTGTTGCCGGCCAGGCTACAACTGCCAATTACCAATTTACTAAAGAAAACATCAGCGCCCTGCAAGAGGTAACCGTAACCGGTAATACCAATAAGTTTTCGAAGAAGGAAAGCGTTTATATTGCGAAACTGCCTTTAAAGAACTTAGAAAACCCGCAGGTTTATAACTCGGTTTCTAAAGAACTTATCCAGGAGCAAATGGTGGTTGATCTGGGTAGCGTGGGTAAAGACATTCCCGGCGCTGGTATCCCTACCGTAGCCAACCAGGGCCGTGTTACTTTTCACTCCAGAGGTTTTGAGGTTGAACCTAACGGCCGAAACGGCGTTGCTGGTACAGCTTTCTCGGTAATCGATCCAGCCAATCTTGAGCGTATAGAAGCCCTTAAAGGCCCTTCTGCTACTTTATTTGGTAATAGCGTTTCCAGCAGTTATGGTGGTTTTGTTAACCGGGTCACTAAAAAACCTTATAACGGTTTTGGCGGCGAAGTTGCCTATTATGGAGGTAGCTGGAACTTAAACCGCTTAACACTGGATATAAATACACCTGTTAATGCTGATAGAACAGCCTTGTTTAGATTAAATGGCGCTACAACGTATCAGAAAAGCTTCCAGGATCAGAGTTTTAGCAATACTTTAAGCCTTGCGCCAAGTTTCTCGTACCAGATAACAGATCGTTTATCCTTATTGCTCGATGTAGAATTTGGCCAGGCTAAAGCAACCTCTGTGGTACGTTTTAACCCTTATGCAGGCAGCAACAAAACACAAACTATTTTGGATACAGAGTTTCCTTACAAAAAAACTTTCCTGAGTAATGATTTACCGTACCAAACGCAAATGGTAAACATCTTTGCACAGCTTAATTATAAGATCTCTGGTAACTGGACTTCACAAACCATCATTTCACGCGCCAGATCAAACATCAACGGTTATATTACTGCACTTACCGGGATTAAAAACACCGGTACCCCAAAACCAGGCGCTAAGGATTCTTTGATCAGGCCGCAGGTTATTGTGGGATCTACCTCTTTTACTGCTACAGATGTACAACAGAACTTTATCGGCGATTTTAAGATCGGCCATTTCCGTAACAGGATCGTAGCCGGTTTAGATTATTATGGTAATTACAATGATTTTGATCGTGTAACTGTTAATACATCTACAGTTAACTTTATTAAACCATCACCTAAATATGTGGTAAACAAATTCAGGGTCGATTCATTAACTACCAGCGGTACTTTAAGAAAAGAGACCAATAGGGATAACACATATTCGGCTTATGCATCTGATGTGTTCAACATTACAGATCAGTTAAATGCCATGGTTAGTTTAAGGGTTGATCACTACCAGTACCTGGGTAATTATAACATTACTACCGGTGTAACCGGTGGTGGTATAGGTACAAGCGGTTCACAAGCTGGGCCATTCGGTCAAACCGCATTATCGCCTAAAATGGGTTTAGTTTACGAGCCTGTTAAAGATCATCTATCGTTTTTTGGTAATTACCTCAATGGTTTCTTCAATCACAGCGGTACTGCTAAAGACGGTAGTATCTTTAAACCGGAACATGGTAACCAGGTTGAATTTGGTGTTAAAGGCGATGTGCTCGACCATAAATTGGTTGGAACCATTAGCTTATACAACATCAATGTCGCCGATGTATTACGTACCGACCCCACCGATGCTAATTACCAGATCCAGGATGGCACACAACGCAGCAAGGGCTTAGAGGTAGACTTAACAGCTAACCCATTTCCGGGATTAAACCTTGTGGCTGGTTACGCTTATAACGATATTAAATTCACAAAAGGCGATCCATCGGTACAGGGTTTAAGACCTGCACTATCTGGCCCCGGTACTACTGTTAATTTCTGGGCAAGTTACCGCATGCTGGCTGGCGATTTAAAAGGTTTAGGAATTGGATTTGGCGGTGATTATGGCAGCAAATCATATCAAACCAACACGCAAACATCAAAATTGATCATTCCGGCTTATACCATGCTCGATGCTTCGTTATTTTACGATCAGCCGAGATACCGTATTGGTTTCAAGGTTGATAACCTGACGAGCGAAAAAGCTTGGTCAGAGCGTTTAACGCCGCAAGCACCAGCTACCTTTATTGGTAGCTTAGCGCTTAAATTCTAA
- a CDS encoding diacylglycerol/lipid kinase family protein, whose protein sequence is MKQHQRIYLIINPGAGQDEPIMEMIDRIFHDSGRQPITVHVLEEGEQAADLIRKVLPETDLVAVYGGDGSVTEAAAALIGTGIPLAIIPGGTANVLAKELGIPQDTETALRLIQQNQYQLKTIDTGLVNNRSFLLRVNLGVMAEMITETDPDLKDKIGQLAYGVATIKSIYEAEPVSYQLNIDGETVNANGVSLTVTNSGSMGIGDLQLSPDIHINDGLLDVVLLKDTGVLSILKAAGSALFGHETDAVSHWACREVTITMPEEQLYLCDDCEDKATSLHIKVVPASLSVVLPLNS, encoded by the coding sequence ATGAAACAACACCAACGTATATACCTAATCATCAATCCGGGCGCCGGGCAGGATGAGCCGATAATGGAAATGATTGACCGGATATTTCATGACAGCGGGAGACAGCCGATCACAGTGCATGTACTTGAAGAAGGTGAACAAGCAGCTGATCTGATACGAAAGGTGTTGCCCGAAACCGACCTTGTGGCTGTTTATGGTGGTGATGGCAGTGTAACTGAAGCTGCCGCTGCGCTCATTGGCACCGGCATACCGCTGGCTATTATCCCGGGCGGCACGGCCAATGTGTTGGCCAAAGAACTGGGCATACCACAGGATACGGAAACTGCATTAAGATTAATTCAACAAAATCAATATCAATTAAAAACAATTGACACCGGGCTGGTTAATAACCGGTCTTTTTTACTCAGGGTGAACCTTGGTGTTATGGCTGAAATGATTACGGAAACCGACCCCGATCTCAAAGACAAAATAGGGCAACTGGCTTATGGTGTTGCCACGATCAAAAGTATCTATGAAGCCGAGCCTGTCTCCTATCAATTAAATATAGATGGGGAAACGGTTAATGCTAACGGGGTATCTTTAACAGTTACCAATTCGGGCAGTATGGGTATAGGCGACTTGCAACTAAGCCCCGACATCCATATAAATGATGGCCTGCTGGATGTTGTTTTGCTGAAAGATACCGGCGTGCTCTCTATCCTTAAGGCAGCAGGTAGTGCTTTATTCGGCCATGAAACGGATGCAGTGAGCCATTGGGCCTGCCGGGAAGTAACCATTACCATGCCTGAAGAACAATTGTATTTGTGTGATGATTGTGAGGATAAAGCCACGAGCCTGCATATTAAAGTAGTGCCGGCTTCTTTATCTGTTGTTTTACCTCTAAACTCCTGA
- a CDS encoding dual specificity protein phosphatase family protein: MLAKIKSLFTLIIIFMQKVWDNIYRLFNGIPTLKRSQITANLFLGSQYTLAGLQKLKSLGITAIINMRMHPVYQESQYEGFKYLHLPTLDNTPPDLDILIRGAEFAGNEIKNGGKVYVHCRQGLGRGPTMAIAYLISTGLTFEDAFALVKKVRTFINPRPGQIERLKELEKYYQTHPTTSVLPS, encoded by the coding sequence ATGCTGGCTAAAATCAAAAGCCTTTTTACGCTGATCATAATTTTTATGCAAAAGGTGTGGGATAATATTTATCGCCTATTTAATGGCATCCCAACACTAAAACGCAGCCAGATAACCGCCAACCTATTCCTTGGCAGCCAATATACTTTGGCTGGTCTTCAAAAACTAAAGTCACTTGGTATAACCGCTATTATTAATATGCGGATGCATCCCGTTTACCAGGAATCTCAATATGAAGGTTTTAAATACCTGCACCTGCCCACTTTAGATAATACGCCCCCAGATTTAGATATATTGATCCGCGGTGCTGAATTTGCCGGTAATGAAATTAAGAATGGCGGCAAGGTGTATGTGCATTGCCGCCAGGGTTTAGGACGCGGCCCTACTATGGCCATCGCCTATTTGATTAGCACAGGATTAACTTTTGAAGATGCCTTTGCCCTGGTTAAAAAAGTGAGGACCTTCATCAACCCGCGCCCCGGCCAGATAGAACGGTTAAAAGAACTGGAAAAATATTATCAAACGCACCCCACTACCAGCGTGTTGCCTTCCTGA
- a CDS encoding SGNH/GDSL hydrolase family protein produces MINSILKTIIILLVLVSAKAIAAAPGSLQDKHIKYIGRWDFSNSSEYFSYWGGAYIKVNFTGTTVKLRTGHKTNFFAKIDNGPWISFLNVGDTVNLSPTPLTNTTHTITVAQGKDYDYEFSFKGFLFDDKARTSELPVSKILVEYIGDSITAGYTDAQVNVSDYGWIAAEKSGVEHTQIAFPGICLVDGVKGVGMEVQYFKLKGAKTVTPEDWDFKRYTPRVIVINLGTNDNANKIPDSLFRERYIKFLKDIRTKFLDAQILVMRTFLGLKETPTLAAVNAQIAAGDKKIHFIDTKGWITVNTDDYNDGAHPSVSGQVKAGNKLAEVLAPYL; encoded by the coding sequence ATGATCAACTCCATTTTAAAAACGATAATTATTCTGCTCGTACTGGTATCTGCCAAAGCAATTGCCGCAGCACCAGGCTCATTGCAAGACAAGCATATCAAATATATTGGCCGCTGGGATTTTAGTAATTCGTCCGAATATTTTAGTTACTGGGGAGGTGCCTATATCAAAGTAAACTTTACAGGTACTACCGTTAAATTAAGGACAGGCCACAAAACAAACTTCTTCGCCAAAATAGATAACGGCCCATGGATTAGTTTCCTTAACGTGGGCGATACCGTTAACCTTAGTCCCACACCCTTAACTAATACAACCCATACCATTACTGTTGCACAGGGTAAGGATTATGATTACGAGTTTAGCTTTAAGGGATTTTTATTCGATGATAAGGCCCGGACAAGCGAGCTTCCTGTATCAAAAATATTAGTAGAATATATTGGCGATTCTATTACAGCTGGTTACACCGATGCGCAAGTCAATGTGTCAGACTATGGATGGATTGCTGCCGAGAAATCAGGTGTCGAGCACACCCAGATCGCATTCCCCGGTATTTGCCTGGTTGATGGCGTAAAAGGGGTAGGGATGGAAGTTCAATATTTTAAATTAAAAGGTGCCAAAACAGTTACCCCCGAAGATTGGGATTTTAAGAGATACACGCCCCGGGTTATCGTAATTAATTTAGGTACAAATGATAATGCCAATAAAATACCCGACAGCCTTTTTAGAGAGCGTTATATTAAATTTTTAAAAGATATAAGGACTAAGTTTTTAGATGCCCAAATTTTAGTAATGCGGACATTTCTGGGGCTAAAAGAGACACCTACGCTCGCGGCAGTAAATGCACAAATTGCGGCAGGAGACAAAAAGATACACTTTATTGATACCAAGGGCTGGATAACTGTTAATACCGATGATTATAACGATGGTGCACATCCAAGTGTAAGCGGCCAGGTAAAAGCAGGCAATAAATTAGCTGAGGTACTTGCGCCTTATTTGTAA
- a CDS encoding carbamoyltransferase, translated as MPLVILGISAFYHDSAAVLLIDGEIIAAAQEERFTRIKHDSSFPQNAVNYVLQEAGLTYADITSVAFYDKPLLKFERLLETYHAFAPKGLLSFVTAIPLWLKDKLFIKGALKKRFSIDGKSPALLFPEHHLSHTASAYYPSPYQEAAILTVDGVGEWATTTICHGRGKEIRILMEQHFPHSVGLLYAAFTYYLGFKINEGEYKVMGLASYGNPESTEVSNFKEKIKADLVDIRTDGSILLNMKYFEFATELKMTNNKRWAALLSVNKREPDEELNQQHINLALAIQQVTEEIMISLARTAKRLTNSDNVVMAGGVALNCVANSRIQDEGIFKNIWIQPAAGDAGGALGAAYAAHHIYHDQEKINSSVDLMKGAYLGPGYDDKSILNTIKKHGALYEHYPDFTELATTVSELIADGKVIGWFQGRMEFGPRALGNRSILGDARNPLMQSIINRKIKFREDFRPFAPCVLEEDTHLYFKMNAPSPYMLFVKQVNDNLLKPHPPNYWELDMYTRLAYSRSTIPAVTHVDYSARVQTVNKHINPKLWQLLSAFKTLTGDGLLVNTSFNVKDEPIVCTPEDAYQDFLKTGLDVLVLGNYLLKK; from the coding sequence ATGCCGTTGGTAATATTAGGTATTTCGGCATTTTATCATGATAGTGCGGCTGTACTGCTTATCGACGGTGAGATTATTGCCGCAGCCCAGGAGGAGCGTTTTACCCGCATTAAACACGATTCATCTTTCCCCCAAAACGCAGTTAACTACGTATTGCAGGAAGCCGGTTTAACTTATGCCGATATTACTAGCGTTGCCTTTTATGATAAACCGCTGTTAAAATTCGAACGCCTGCTCGAGACTTATCATGCGTTCGCACCGAAAGGTTTATTGAGTTTTGTTACGGCTATTCCCTTATGGTTAAAGGATAAACTTTTTATTAAAGGCGCATTAAAGAAAAGATTTTCGATCGATGGTAAATCGCCTGCACTTTTATTTCCCGAACATCATTTATCGCATACAGCAAGCGCTTATTACCCATCGCCATATCAGGAAGCAGCCATACTTACGGTTGATGGGGTAGGTGAGTGGGCTACCACCACAATATGCCACGGCAGGGGTAAAGAGATCAGGATATTGATGGAGCAACATTTTCCGCATTCTGTTGGCTTGTTATACGCAGCGTTTACTTATTATCTCGGTTTTAAGATTAACGAAGGTGAATATAAAGTAATGGGACTGGCATCTTATGGAAATCCAGAATCGACAGAAGTTTCAAACTTTAAAGAGAAGATAAAAGCAGATTTAGTCGACATCAGAACTGATGGCTCAATTTTACTCAACATGAAATATTTTGAGTTTGCTACCGAACTTAAAATGACTAATAATAAACGCTGGGCTGCCTTGCTCAGCGTAAACAAACGGGAACCGGATGAAGAACTAAACCAACAGCATATTAACCTTGCCCTGGCTATACAACAGGTAACAGAAGAAATAATGATCAGCCTTGCCCGCACGGCAAAGCGTTTAACAAATTCAGATAACGTGGTGATGGCAGGAGGTGTGGCCTTAAATTGTGTAGCCAATAGCCGTATCCAGGATGAAGGCATTTTTAAAAACATCTGGATCCAACCTGCTGCCGGTGATGCAGGTGGGGCTTTAGGTGCTGCTTATGCTGCGCATCATATTTATCATGATCAGGAGAAAATAAATTCTTCTGTAGATTTGATGAAAGGCGCTTACCTGGGCCCGGGGTATGATGATAAGTCCATTTTAAACACGATCAAAAAGCATGGTGCATTGTATGAGCATTATCCCGATTTTACTGAACTCGCCACTACAGTAAGCGAACTGATAGCAGATGGTAAAGTGATCGGTTGGTTTCAGGGGCGGATGGAATTTGGCCCACGGGCATTAGGTAACCGGAGTATTTTAGGTGATGCCCGCAACCCGTTGATGCAAAGCATCATCAACCGTAAAATTAAATTCAGGGAAGATTTTCGGCCTTTTGCGCCATGTGTTTTGGAGGAGGATACGCATCTGTACTTTAAAATGAATGCACCTTCGCCATACATGTTGTTTGTAAAGCAGGTTAATGATAATCTACTAAAGCCTCACCCGCCTAATTACTGGGAGCTGGATATGTATACACGTTTGGCTTATTCCCGATCTACCATACCTGCCGTAACACATGTAGATTATTCGGCACGGGTACAAACGGTGAATAAGCATATAAACCCTAAATTGTGGCAATTGCTTTCGGCCTTTAAAACGCTGACTGGAGATGGGCTGCTTGTTAACACTTCTTTTAATGTTAAGGACGAACCAATAGTCTGCACACCCGAAGATGCTTACCAGGACTTTCTAAAAACGGGCTTAGATGTGCTGGTGCTGGGAAATTATCTGTTGAAAAAGTAA
- a CDS encoding DUF5989 family protein codes for MEFIKELFLFLKTRKRYWLIPLIVVFVLCAALIVLSSVPALAPFIYTIF; via the coding sequence ATGGAGTTTATTAAAGAACTATTCCTTTTCCTCAAAACACGTAAACGGTACTGGCTTATCCCCCTCATAGTGGTTTTTGTTTTGTGTGCAGCGCTGATTGTGCTGAGCAGCGTACCCGCATTGGCGCCTTTTATTTACACCATATTTTAG
- a CDS encoding RagB/SusD family nutrient uptake outer membrane protein yields MKTKYYLYITLFAAAAFSACQKLNEDPKASLTPQTYFKTQSDLDASVAAIYQQLTIDGAWAFTSKSTSYFGADDLTTDPGLNKGDMRAFDQLNGSAGNSSMVAEWQGPWTAIYQANNVLSNYQKVNSTDVLKNQAAGQAYFLRALGYYYLVRTFGAVPIINGTIDVNDRPDRSPVADVYNFIVGDLKAAKRLLPVSFPGLPGKANQMAARSLLADVYLTMAGWPLKVTSNYALAASEADTVINQGGYTLVSDFGKVFTTNNSTESVFALQFNVGGGSPNRTFGSSCVPLDEVATNGSSGWDDYYPEINFYLNAPKCTRTDATFYTTIKLLQADKTTFKLVDWSSKETHAGHPYYKKFRAGVGDGVTETATALLSINPSTNKATDIIRYPLVLLDYAEATAMAGSAPTAQGYAAINQVRHRAGLPDLTAGLGGTAFRDSVVKERAYEFAGEFGIRWFDIARLQLLPQINAARSPLENPLILTGGDLSTRYLAPIPINEMYRNPKWTQNPGY; encoded by the coding sequence ATGAAAACAAAATATTATTTATACATCACACTGTTTGCAGCTGCAGCCTTTTCTGCTTGTCAGAAATTGAACGAAGACCCCAAGGCAAGCTTAACGCCGCAAACGTATTTCAAAACCCAGTCAGATCTGGATGCATCTGTGGCAGCAATTTATCAGCAGCTTACTATTGATGGTGCCTGGGCATTTACCAGTAAAAGTACCTCTTATTTCGGGGCGGATGATTTGACGACAGATCCAGGCTTGAACAAGGGCGATATGCGCGCCTTCGACCAGTTAAATGGTAGCGCCGGTAATAGCAGCATGGTCGCTGAGTGGCAAGGCCCGTGGACTGCCATTTACCAGGCTAACAACGTGCTTTCTAATTATCAGAAAGTAAATTCAACCGATGTACTGAAAAATCAGGCAGCCGGTCAGGCTTACTTTTTACGTGCATTAGGTTACTATTATTTAGTTAGAACCTTTGGCGCCGTGCCAATTATCAACGGTACCATTGATGTAAACGATCGCCCGGACAGAAGCCCGGTGGCCGATGTTTACAACTTTATAGTAGGCGATTTAAAAGCAGCCAAACGTTTGTTACCGGTTTCTTTCCCTGGTTTACCGGGCAAAGCAAACCAGATGGCCGCACGCTCATTACTGGCCGATGTTTATTTAACCATGGCTGGCTGGCCTTTAAAAGTAACATCAAACTACGCGCTTGCAGCATCAGAAGCTGATACGGTAATTAATCAGGGCGGTTATACTTTGGTATCTGATTTTGGAAAAGTTTTTACAACCAATAACAGCACCGAGTCTGTATTTGCGTTACAGTTTAACGTAGGCGGTGGTTCACCTAACCGTACATTTGGCTCATCATGCGTGCCTTTGGATGAGGTTGCAACTAACGGTTCGAGCGGTTGGGACGATTATTATCCTGAAATTAACTTCTACCTCAACGCGCCTAAATGTACCCGTACAGATGCTACTTTCTATACCACTATTAAACTGCTCCAGGCGGATAAAACAACCTTTAAACTGGTTGACTGGAGTTCGAAAGAAACGCATGCCGGCCACCCTTATTATAAAAAGTTCAGAGCTGGGGTAGGTGATGGTGTTACCGAAACCGCAACTGCTCTTTTAAGTATCAACCCAAGTACTAACAAAGCAACAGATATTATCAGGTATCCGTTAGTGCTGTTAGATTATGCCGAGGCAACAGCTATGGCAGGCAGCGCACCAACAGCGCAAGGTTATGCAGCCATTAACCAGGTTCGTCACCGCGCAGGTTTACCGGATTTGACAGCAGGACTTGGCGGTACTGCCTTCAGAGACTCGGTAGTTAAAGAACGTGCTTATGAGTTTGCAGGCGAGTTTGGTATCCGTTGGTTTGATATTGCCAGGTTACAATTACTGCCGCAAATTAACGCCGCGCGAAGCCCGCTCGAAAATCCGCTGATTTTAACAGGTGGTGATCTGAGCACACGTTATCTGGCACCTATCCCAATTAACGAGATGTACCGGAACCCTAAGTGGACACAGAACCCCGGATATTAA